A genomic window from Acinetobacter lwoffii includes:
- the sdhC gene encoding succinate dehydrogenase, cytochrome b556 subunit, with amino-acid sequence MPAVKSNRPVNLSMGQVLEVNLKSPVAIASILHRLSGVIVFLLVPVLLWILDKSLSSPEGFAQVQEIFNGFIVRFIVWVFVAGMIFHFIAGVKHLLADIGVAEELESGRVASTIALILSAIGIVAAFVWIVL; translated from the coding sequence ATGCCCGCTGTGAAAAGCAACAGACCTGTCAATTTGTCCATGGGTCAAGTTTTAGAAGTAAACTTAAAATCACCCGTGGCTATTGCATCAATTCTACACCGTCTTTCAGGTGTTATCGTATTCTTACTCGTACCGGTCCTTCTATGGATTTTAGACAAGTCATTGTCTTCGCCTGAAGGTTTTGCGCAAGTTCAAGAAATCTTTAACGGTTTCATTGTTCGCTTTATTGTATGGGTATTTGTCGCCGGCATGATTTTTCACTTTATTGCGGGTGTTAAGCATTTACTTGCTGACATTGGCGTTGCTGAAGAACTAGAAAGTGGCCGTGTTGCATCTACTATCGCATTAATCTTGTCTGCAATCGGTATTGTTGCAGCATTTGTATGGATCGTACTCTAA
- the gltA gene encoding citrate synthase, which translates to MSEATGKKAVLQLDGKEIELPIYSGTLGPDVIDVKDVLAAGHFTFDPGFMATAACESKITFIDGNKGVLLHRGYPIDQLATKADYLETCYLLLNGELPTAEQKEEFDAKVRNHTMVHDQVSRFYNGFRRDAHPMAIMVGVVGALSAFYHNNLDIEDVNHREITAIRLIAKIPTLAAWSYKYTIGQPFVYPRNDLGYAENFLHMMFATPADRDYKVDPILAKAMDRIFTLHADHEQNASTSTVRLAGSTGANPYACIAAGISALWGPAHGGANEAVLKMLDEIGTVENVAGFMEKVKTKEVKLMGFGHRVYKNFDPRAKVMKETCDEVLGALGINDPQLALAMELERIALSDEYFIKRNLYPNVDFYSGIILKAIGIPTEMFTVIFALARTVGWISHWLEMHSGPYKIGRPRQLYTGEVQRDIVR; encoded by the coding sequence ATGTCTGAAGCAACTGGCAAGAAAGCCGTTTTACAGCTTGATGGCAAAGAAATTGAACTACCAATTTACAGCGGCACATTGGGCCCAGATGTAATCGACGTTAAAGATGTGTTGGCTGCAGGTCACTTTACTTTTGATCCTGGTTTTATGGCGACAGCTGCGTGCGAGTCTAAAATCACGTTCATCGATGGTAACAAAGGTGTACTTTTACACCGCGGCTACCCAATCGATCAATTGGCGACTAAAGCTGATTACTTGGAAACTTGCTATTTATTGTTAAATGGCGAACTTCCAACTGCTGAGCAAAAAGAAGAATTTGACGCTAAAGTACGTAACCATACAATGGTTCACGATCAAGTTAGCCGTTTCTACAATGGTTTCCGTCGTGATGCGCATCCTATGGCGATCATGGTAGGTGTGGTTGGTGCGTTGTCTGCGTTCTATCACAACAACCTTGACATCGAAGATGTGAACCACCGTGAAATCACTGCAATTCGTTTAATCGCGAAGATTCCTACGCTGGCGGCTTGGAGCTACAAGTACACCATCGGTCAACCATTCGTTTACCCACGTAACGACCTTGGTTATGCAGAAAACTTCCTGCACATGATGTTTGCTACTCCTGCAGACCGTGATTATAAAGTTGATCCAATTCTTGCAAAAGCAATGGACCGTATTTTCACGCTTCATGCTGACCACGAACAAAATGCGTCTACGTCTACAGTACGTTTAGCTGGTTCTACCGGTGCGAATCCGTATGCATGTATCGCTGCTGGTATCTCTGCACTTTGGGGTCCTGCTCACGGCGGCGCGAACGAAGCTGTTCTTAAGATGCTTGACGAAATCGGCACTGTAGAAAACGTTGCTGGCTTCATGGAAAAAGTAAAAACTAAAGAAGTTAAACTAATGGGCTTCGGTCACCGAGTTTACAAAAACTTCGATCCACGTGCGAAAGTAATGAAAGAAACTTGTGACGAAGTTCTTGGTGCACTTGGCATCAATGATCCACAGCTTGCATTGGCTATGGAACTTGAACGTATCGCGCTTTCTGACGAATACTTCATCAAGCGTAACCTATACCCGAACGTAGACTTCTACTCAGGTATCATCCTTAAAGCGATTGGTATCCCGACAGAAATGTTTACTGTGATCTTCGCGCTTGCACGTACTGTTGGCTGGATCAGCCACTGGTTAGAAATGCACAGCGGTCCTTACAAGATCGGTCGTCCTCGTCAGCTTTATACTGGCGAAGTTCAACGCGATATCGTTCGTTAA